The Parambassis ranga chromosome 1, fParRan2.1, whole genome shotgun sequence genome includes a region encoding these proteins:
- the camk2d2 gene encoding calcium/calmodulin-dependent protein kinase type II delta 2 chain isoform X7 — MALTICTRFTDEYQLFEELGKGAFSVVRRCVKISSGQEYAAKIINTKKLSARDHQKLEREARICRLLKHPNIVRLHDSISEEGFHYLVFDLVTGGELFEDIVAREYYSEADASHCIQQILESVHHCHVNGIVHRDLKPENLLLASKLKGAAVKLADFGLAIEVQGDQQAWFGFAGTPGYLSPEVLRKDPYGKPVDMWACGVILYILLVGYPPFWDEDQHRLYQQIKAGAYDFPSPEWDTVTPEAKDLINKMLTINPSKRITAAEALKHPWICQRSTVASMMHRQETVECLKKFNARRKLKGAILTTLLVTRNFSAAKTLLNKKPDGVKEPQTTVIHNPVDGNKESIESANTTIEDEDVKARKQEIIKVTEQLIESINNGDFEAYAKICDPGLTSFEPEALGNLVEGHDFHRFYFENALSKGNKPVHTILLNPHVHLIGENAACIAYIRLTQYMDGSGMPRTMQSEETRVWHRRDGKWQNIHFHRSGSPSIPPH, encoded by the exons GGGCGCATTTTCTGTGGTCAGGAGGTGTGTGAAGATCTCCTCTGGACAGGAATATGCTGCCAAAATCATCAACACCAAGAAGCTTTCTGCCAGAg ATCATCAAAAGCTGGAGAGAGAGGCGAGGATTTGTCGTTTACTGAAGCACCCCAACATCG TAAGACTCCATGACAGCATATCAGAAGAGGGTTTCCACTATCTGGTGTTTGATCT GGTGACAGGAGGAGAGCTGTTTGAAGACATAGTAGCCAGGGAGTACTACAGTGAGGCTGATGCTAG CCACTGCATACAGCAGATCCTGGAGAGTGTCCATCACTGCCATGTTAATGGGATCGTTCATAGGGACCTCAAG CCTGAGAACCTTCTATTGGCCAGTAAGCTGAAGGGGGCGGCGGTCAAGTTGGCTGACTTTGGGCTGGCTATCGAGGTACAGGGGGACCAGCAGGCATGGTTTG GTTTTGCCGGCACCCCGGGCTATTTGTCTCCGGAAGTTCTGAGGAAAGACCCATATGGCAAACCAGTGGACATGTGGGCCTGTG GTGTGATCTTGTACATCCTGCTGGTGGGCTACCCTCCCTTCTGGGATGAAGATCAACATCGCCTCTATCAACAAATCAAGGCTGGGGCCTATGAT ttCCCATCCCCAGAGTGGGACACTGTAACTCCTGAGGCCAAAGATCTGATCAACAAGATGCTAACAATCAACCCCAGCAAACGCATCACTGCCGCAGAGGCCCTCAAACACCCCTGGATCTGC CAACGGTCCACTGTAGCTTCCATGATGCACAGGCAGGAGACTGTGGAGTGCCTGAAGAAATTCAACGCCaggaggaaactcaag GGAGCCATATTGACCACTTTACTGGTCACAAGAAACTTCTCAG CAGCCAAGACTTTGCTCAACAAGAAGCCAGACGGCGTTAAG GAACCACAGACAACTGTGATCCACAACCCCGTAGATGGAAACAAG GAGTCTATTGAGAGTGCCAACACCACCATTGAGGACGAggatgttaaag CTCGCAAACAGGAAATTATTAAAGTGACTGAGCAGTTGATCGAGTCTATCAACAATGGAGACTTTGAGGCCTATGC GAAAATTTGTGATCCTGGTCTGACTTCCTTTGAGCCCGAGGCTCTGGGCAATCTGGTAGAAGGACATGACTTCCatcgcttttattttgaaaacg CACTGTCCAAAGGGAATAAACCGGTGCACACCATCCTCTTGAACCCACATGTGCACCTTATCGGTGAAAATGCAGCTTGTATTGCCTACATCCGGCTGACCCAGTATATGGACGGCAGCGGCATGCCTCGCACCATGCAGTCCGAGGAGACCCGCGTGTGGCACCGTCGTGATGGAAAGTGGCAGAACATTCACTTCCATCGCTCCGGCTCACCCAGCATCCCCCCACACTAA
- the camk2d2 gene encoding calcium/calmodulin-dependent protein kinase type II delta 2 chain isoform X5: MALTICTRFTDEYQLFEELGKGAFSVVRRCVKISSGQEYAAKIINTKKLSARDHQKLEREARICRLLKHPNIVRLHDSISEEGFHYLVFDLVTGGELFEDIVAREYYSEADASHCIQQILESVHHCHVNGIVHRDLKPENLLLASKLKGAAVKLADFGLAIEVQGDQQAWFGFAGTPGYLSPEVLRKDPYGKPVDMWACGVILYILLVGYPPFWDEDQHRLYQQIKAGAYDFPSPEWDTVTPEAKDLINKMLTINPSKRITAAEALKHPWICQRSTVASMMHRQETVECLKKFNARRKLKGAILTTLLVTRNFSAAKTLLNKKPDGVKEPQTTVIHNPVDGNKESIESANTTIEDEDVKACTNNNKARKQEIIKVTEQLIESINNGDFEAYAKICDPGLTSFEPEALGNLVEGHDFHRFYFENALSKGNKPVHTILLNPHVHLIGENAACIAYIRLTQYMDGSGMPRTMQSEETRVWHRRDGKWQNIHFHRSGSPSIPPH, from the exons GGGCGCATTTTCTGTGGTCAGGAGGTGTGTGAAGATCTCCTCTGGACAGGAATATGCTGCCAAAATCATCAACACCAAGAAGCTTTCTGCCAGAg ATCATCAAAAGCTGGAGAGAGAGGCGAGGATTTGTCGTTTACTGAAGCACCCCAACATCG TAAGACTCCATGACAGCATATCAGAAGAGGGTTTCCACTATCTGGTGTTTGATCT GGTGACAGGAGGAGAGCTGTTTGAAGACATAGTAGCCAGGGAGTACTACAGTGAGGCTGATGCTAG CCACTGCATACAGCAGATCCTGGAGAGTGTCCATCACTGCCATGTTAATGGGATCGTTCATAGGGACCTCAAG CCTGAGAACCTTCTATTGGCCAGTAAGCTGAAGGGGGCGGCGGTCAAGTTGGCTGACTTTGGGCTGGCTATCGAGGTACAGGGGGACCAGCAGGCATGGTTTG GTTTTGCCGGCACCCCGGGCTATTTGTCTCCGGAAGTTCTGAGGAAAGACCCATATGGCAAACCAGTGGACATGTGGGCCTGTG GTGTGATCTTGTACATCCTGCTGGTGGGCTACCCTCCCTTCTGGGATGAAGATCAACATCGCCTCTATCAACAAATCAAGGCTGGGGCCTATGAT ttCCCATCCCCAGAGTGGGACACTGTAACTCCTGAGGCCAAAGATCTGATCAACAAGATGCTAACAATCAACCCCAGCAAACGCATCACTGCCGCAGAGGCCCTCAAACACCCCTGGATCTGC CAACGGTCCACTGTAGCTTCCATGATGCACAGGCAGGAGACTGTGGAGTGCCTGAAGAAATTCAACGCCaggaggaaactcaag GGAGCCATATTGACCACTTTACTGGTCACAAGAAACTTCTCAG CAGCCAAGACTTTGCTCAACAAGAAGCCAGACGGCGTTAAG GAACCACAGACAACTGTGATCCACAACCCCGTAGATGGAAACAAG GAGTCTATTGAGAGTGCCAACACCACCATTGAGGACGAggatgttaaag CCTGCACCAATAACAATAAAG CTCGCAAACAGGAAATTATTAAAGTGACTGAGCAGTTGATCGAGTCTATCAACAATGGAGACTTTGAGGCCTATGC GAAAATTTGTGATCCTGGTCTGACTTCCTTTGAGCCCGAGGCTCTGGGCAATCTGGTAGAAGGACATGACTTCCatcgcttttattttgaaaacg CACTGTCCAAAGGGAATAAACCGGTGCACACCATCCTCTTGAACCCACATGTGCACCTTATCGGTGAAAATGCAGCTTGTATTGCCTACATCCGGCTGACCCAGTATATGGACGGCAGCGGCATGCCTCGCACCATGCAGTCCGAGGAGACCCGCGTGTGGCACCGTCGTGATGGAAAGTGGCAGAACATTCACTTCCATCGCTCCGGCTCACCCAGCATCCCCCCACACTAA